In Methanobacterium paludis, the following proteins share a genomic window:
- the comC gene encoding L-sulfolactate dehydrogenase produces MNITIEQERSIVIEILKRMDVPEEDAEIVADVTVDADLKGFTSHGIGRFPQYIKGLKLGFINPSSEITIEKETVSTALINGNHGFGQVVTYKGMELAMEKAHETGIGLVGIHDSNHFGVTGYYSDMALMKNMIGVVIANTEPAVAPLGGKEPIIGTNPIAIGIPSNKNYISVDMATSASARGKLIEAARKGEKIPENVALDAEGHPTIDPEEALKGSILPFGAHKGYALSFMIEILAGPLVKAAFGKKVTGTASSDEICTKGDLITVIDPTKLCDIEKFKEDVDDFVEEIKAPGNVFIPGDMEVRNVENHKKAGIGLDDKLLNQLKEIAEEVSFDLEGFLGE; encoded by the coding sequence ATGAATATAACAATAGAACAGGAAAGATCAATAGTTATCGAGATCCTAAAAAGGATGGACGTGCCCGAAGAAGACGCAGAAATCGTTGCAGATGTAACCGTAGACGCAGATCTCAAAGGGTTCACATCCCACGGAATTGGCAGATTCCCCCAATATATTAAAGGATTAAAGTTAGGTTTCATAAACCCCAGCTCAGAAATAACAATTGAAAAGGAGACTGTTTCAACAGCCCTTATAAATGGTAACCATGGATTTGGACAAGTTGTAACGTACAAAGGTATGGAACTTGCAATGGAAAAGGCACATGAAACAGGTATAGGACTTGTTGGGATACACGATTCAAACCATTTCGGTGTTACAGGCTACTACTCAGATATGGCCCTAATGAAAAACATGATCGGAGTAGTAATAGCCAACACAGAACCTGCAGTGGCCCCTTTAGGTGGAAAAGAGCCAATAATTGGTACAAACCCCATAGCAATCGGCATACCCTCAAACAAAAATTACATATCTGTAGATATGGCAACATCTGCATCAGCAAGGGGAAAACTTATTGAAGCAGCACGTAAAGGTGAAAAAATCCCTGAAAACGTTGCACTGGACGCCGAGGGACATCCAACAATAGATCCTGAGGAAGCCCTCAAGGGTTCAATACTACCATTTGGAGCCCACAAAGGTTACGCACTTTCATTCATGATAGAAATACTCGCAGGACCCTTGGTAAAGGCTGCTTTTGGTAAAAAAGTCACTGGAACGGCCAGTTCAGATGAGATATGTACCAAAGGAGATCTTATAACAGTCATAGACCCTACGAAACTCTGCGACATTGAAAAGTTCAAAGAAGATGTAGACGATTTCGTAGAAGAAATTAAAGCTCCTGGAAATGTTTTCATACCCGGGGACATGGAAGTGCGCAACGTTGAAAATCACAAAAAAGCAGGAATTGGCCTGGACGATAAACTCTTAAATCAGCTTAAAGAAATAGCTGAGGAAGTATCATTCGATCTTGAGGGTTTTTTAGGTGAATAA
- the comD gene encoding sulfopyruvate decarboxylase subunit alpha, giving the protein MDSSQAVYDALKTAGINFIVTLPCVNLGKILDMVECDPEIIHVPVTREEEGFGICAGAFMGGKKPAILMQNSGLGNSVNVLASLFKLYNFPVLMIMSHRGTLGEKISAQMPMGKATPKVLDALDIPHFNPKTPAEALKVIPDAWNLSETGGTPVGILLDITFW; this is encoded by the coding sequence ATGGACAGTAGCCAAGCAGTTTATGATGCACTCAAGACAGCAGGGATAAACTTTATAGTCACCCTGCCATGCGTTAACCTTGGAAAAATACTGGATATGGTAGAATGCGACCCTGAAATAATCCATGTACCAGTTACAAGGGAAGAGGAAGGTTTTGGAATCTGTGCCGGGGCATTCATGGGTGGGAAAAAACCTGCAATACTCATGCAAAATTCAGGTCTCGGTAATTCTGTAAATGTGCTGGCATCACTTTTCAAGCTTTACAACTTCCCAGTTCTCATGATCATGAGCCACAGGGGGACTCTGGGTGAGAAGATATCTGCCCAAATGCCCATGGGAAAGGCCACACCAAAGGTTCTTGATGCACTGGACATACCTCACTTCAATCCTAAAACACCTGCAGAGGCATTGAAGGTTATTCCAGATGCATGGAACCTTTCAGAAACTGGAGGCACACCTGTGGGGATATTGCTTGATATCACATTTTGGTGA
- a CDS encoding flavodoxin family protein, with protein sequence MKVIAINGSPRKKWNTATLLEKALEGARSQGAETELVNLYDINYKGCKSCFACKLKGGKSYGRCNIKDDLTPILDRITESDALILGSPIYLGTATGEMRSFFERLIFPYLVYDNEGSTLFPKRIPVGFIYTMGVTEEVMKEIGYLEQFKLSESFVERIIGKSESLIVTDTYQFNDYSKYVSSRFDPEAKLKRKEEIFPKDCEKAFDMGARFARK encoded by the coding sequence ATGAAGGTCATTGCAATTAATGGAAGCCCGAGAAAGAAATGGAACACTGCAACGCTGCTTGAAAAAGCCCTTGAAGGGGCCAGATCACAGGGGGCAGAAACAGAACTTGTAAACCTGTATGATATCAATTATAAAGGTTGTAAAAGCTGTTTTGCCTGTAAGTTGAAGGGTGGAAAAAGCTACGGTAGATGCAACATCAAGGATGATCTAACCCCAATTCTTGATAGAATCACTGAAAGCGATGCACTGATCCTTGGATCTCCAATTTACCTTGGAACAGCCACAGGTGAGATGAGATCCTTTTTTGAGAGGTTAATATTCCCTTATCTGGTTTATGATAATGAAGGATCAACACTTTTCCCTAAAAGGATACCTGTAGGTTTTATTTATACCATGGGGGTAACTGAGGAAGTGATGAAAGAAATAGGTTACCTTGAACAGTTTAAACTTTCAGAAAGTTTTGTTGAACGCATAATTGGAAAATCGGAGTCATTAATTGTTACAGATACTTATCAATTCAACGATTACTCTAAATATGTTTCTTCACGTTTTGACCCTGAAGCAAAACTTAAAAGAAAAGAAGAGATATTTCCAAAGGACTGTGAAAAAGCCTTTGATATGGGTGCAAGATTTGCAAGAAAGTAA
- a CDS encoding flavodoxin family protein: protein MKVVGFVGSPREGGNTEILVGEMLKGASEEGAETEIFNLNKMDIKPCQACQHCKGNNGDCATDDDMQTIYKKIKEADAFVLGAPIYMWQMSAQAKLFTDRLYAFFMTGFEEKYGKKDVALVFSQGNPDEKMFEGYINSTRDMFNLLGYNVKEVLSSNGNQAPGEVKNKEEVLKKARESGKNLVS from the coding sequence ATGAAAGTAGTAGGATTTGTAGGAAGCCCAAGGGAGGGCGGGAATACTGAGATTCTCGTTGGAGAAATGTTGAAAGGAGCTTCTGAGGAAGGGGCAGAAACAGAAATTTTCAATCTGAATAAAATGGATATTAAACCTTGCCAGGCTTGCCAGCACTGCAAAGGTAATAATGGCGATTGTGCAACAGACGATGACATGCAGACCATTTATAAAAAAATAAAAGAAGCCGATGCTTTCGTACTGGGTGCTCCTATTTACATGTGGCAGATGTCAGCCCAGGCAAAACTATTCACAGATAGACTTTACGCATTCTTCATGACAGGATTTGAAGAAAAATACGGCAAAAAAGACGTGGCACTTGTTTTCTCACAGGGAAACCCAGACGAAAAAATGTTTGAAGGGTACATAAATTCCACAAGAGACATGTTCAACCTTTTAGGCTACAACGTCAAGGAAGTACTTTCCTCAAACGGAAACCAGGCCCCTGGTGAAGTTAAAAACAAGGAAGAGGTCTTGAAAAAAGCCAGAGAATCAGGTAAAAACTTGGTCAGTTAG
- a CDS encoding MarR family winged helix-turn-helix transcriptional regulator produces MGDGSLCNCLYFTSNRLSRVLTKMAEEEFKSTGLFPSQALALMIINDKPGISQNDLSRELDIKPSTTSRFIDKLEHKNLVKREVKGKSSFLYSTADGLSLMEKIDTCWKNLFQRYSTVLGQEEGAKLTNAIHNAVDKLEKEL; encoded by the coding sequence ATGGGCGATGGATCCCTGTGCAATTGTTTATACTTCACAAGCAACCGATTATCAAGAGTATTAACTAAGATGGCAGAAGAAGAGTTCAAATCAACGGGCCTTTTCCCATCACAAGCCCTAGCACTCATGATAATCAACGACAAACCCGGAATATCCCAGAACGATCTCAGCCGTGAGCTTGATATAAAACCCTCAACAACATCCCGTTTTATAGACAAACTCGAACATAAAAACCTTGTCAAAAGAGAAGTTAAAGGAAAATCCTCTTTTCTTTATTCAACAGCCGATGGATTGTCTTTAATGGAAAAAATAGATACCTGCTGGAAGAACCTTTTTCAACGGTACTCCACAGTTTTAGGGCAGGAAGAAGGGGCAAAATTAACTAATGCCATTCATAATGCAGTTGACAAACTTGAAAAAGAATTATAA
- the comE gene encoding sulfopyruvate decarboxylase subunit beta, whose protein sequence is MKRIDAISKIIQELDDELVICNIGFPSRELYHVKDSKTHFYMLGSMGMASSIGLGLAMSVDRKVVVFDGDGSVLMNMGSLVTTYNQKPENLILVVLDNECYGSTGCQTTYASNLDLGKVAEAVGFERIFFFKDEINFKDVLKVKGPVFVHMKVEKGNAKVPIIDMHATTIKDRFMKEVCRE, encoded by the coding sequence ATGAAGAGAATAGACGCTATTTCCAAGATCATCCAAGAGCTTGATGATGAACTGGTGATCTGCAACATAGGATTCCCATCAAGGGAGCTTTACCATGTCAAAGATTCTAAAACCCATTTCTATATGTTGGGTTCAATGGGCATGGCATCATCCATTGGTTTAGGACTTGCAATGTCCGTTGACAGGAAAGTCGTGGTCTTCGACGGTGACGGCTCCGTGCTTATGAACATGGGAAGTCTTGTAACCACCTACAATCAGAAACCAGAGAATTTAATACTGGTAGTACTTGACAACGAGTGCTACGGCTCAACAGGATGCCAGACCACCTACGCTTCAAACCTTGACCTTGGAAAAGTAGCTGAAGCCGTTGGATTTGAGAGAATTTTCTTCTTTAAAGATGAAATAAACTTTAAGGATGTATTAAAAGTTAAAGGTCCTGTTTTTGTCCATATGAAGGTTGAAAAGGGTAATGCAAAAGTTCCAATAATTGATATGCATGCTACAACCATCAAAGACAGATTTATGAAAGAAGTTTGCAGAGAATAA
- the hisE gene encoding phosphoribosyl-ATP diphosphatase → MKEEIIREVYRVLEDRRDNPVDSYTSHLMQDSDKRAEDKILEKVGEEAAEVIIASKNDENLVYEAVDLFFHTMVLMVYKGVELDEILDEFKRRRS, encoded by the coding sequence GTGAAAGAAGAGATAATAAGGGAGGTTTACAGGGTTTTGGAGGACAGACGCGATAACCCCGTAGATTCATACACATCACACCTTATGCAGGACAGCGACAAAAGGGCAGAGGACAAGATACTTGAAAAGGTAGGTGAAGAAGCTGCTGAAGTTATAATTGCCTCTAAAAACGATGAAAACCTTGTTTATGAAGCTGTAGATCTCTTTTTCCACACAATGGTCCTTATGGTTTATAAAGGTGTGGAACTGGACGAGATTTTAGATGAATTCAAAAGGAGAAGAAGTTAA
- a CDS encoding CBS domain-containing ParB/RepB/Spo0J family partition protein, whose protein sequence is MTSSALVKDYMTRDVITVTPDTPNEEVIELMKATGHDGFPVKTNGEVIGMVTAFDLLLKEWVPEVSGIMSTDVVVADHEMPITDAARVMFRMGISRLPVVDKASKLVGILTNTDIVRSHIERSTPLKVNYFKKTLEQLYDIKTKLVRMKVPIKNLRPTQDKIYADELQGRTYELKRGLAEPTIVVKVGNRFVLVDGHHRTVAARKLGYDEIDSYVIQIDKDMVLGLEKTADKNGIFSFEDIEVIDDAQHPLIAITGSIKKEFSLKKEIKK, encoded by the coding sequence ATGACGAGTTCAGCTTTAGTAAAAGATTATATGACCAGAGATGTTATAACAGTGACACCTGATACGCCTAATGAGGAAGTTATAGAGCTTATGAAGGCCACAGGACACGATGGATTTCCAGTTAAAACCAATGGGGAAGTAATTGGAATGGTGACGGCTTTTGATCTTCTCCTCAAAGAATGGGTACCCGAGGTCAGCGGTATAATGTCAACGGACGTGGTGGTTGCAGACCATGAAATGCCAATAACGGATGCAGCAAGGGTAATGTTCCGTATGGGGATATCAAGACTTCCTGTTGTGGATAAAGCAAGTAAATTGGTTGGTATATTAACAAATACTGATATTGTCCGCTCACACATCGAGAGGTCCACTCCACTGAAGGTTAACTACTTCAAAAAAACTCTGGAACAACTTTATGACATCAAAACCAAACTGGTGCGTATGAAAGTGCCAATAAAGAATCTCAGACCGACCCAGGACAAAATATACGCCGATGAATTACAGGGAAGGACTTACGAACTTAAGAGGGGTCTTGCAGAGCCAACCATAGTTGTTAAAGTTGGAAACCGTTTTGTTCTTGTTGATGGACATCATAGGACAGTTGCAGCCCGTAAACTGGGTTACGATGAGATTGATTCTTATGTGATCCAGATTGATAAGGATATGGTACTTGGACTTGAGAAAACAGCCGATAAAAATGGTATATTCTCATTTGAGGATATTGAAGTAATAGACGACGCACAGCACCCACTTATCGCAATAACAGGAAGCATTAAAAAGGAATTCAGCCTTAAAAAGGAGATTAAAAAGTGA
- a CDS encoding DUF504 domain-containing protein produces MAKNIINMILWHPEMEIDGTKITYIHRGVQGNLKTIDGISIEKLEGGFLILKEGTHIPYHRIVKIEFDNKVLWKK; encoded by the coding sequence ATGGCGAAAAACATCATAAACATGATTTTATGGCATCCTGAAATGGAGATTGATGGAACAAAAATAACCTACATCCATAGAGGGGTACAAGGAAACCTTAAAACAATTGATGGAATTTCTATAGAAAAGTTAGAAGGTGGATTCTTAATATTAAAAGAAGGAACACATATTCCATATCATAGAATTGTTAAAATAGAATTTGATAATAAAGTATTATGGAAAAAGTGA
- the gatB gene encoding Asp-tRNA(Asn)/Glu-tRNA(Gln) amidotransferase subunit GatB, whose amino-acid sequence MKCGLEIHVQLETDSKLFCTCHTNYQDAPANSNICHVCLNQPGAKPYPPNKEALDGAVKIALMLACKISPDMTYFQRKHYDYPDLSSGYQRTSVPIGYEGDLNGIRIREVHLEEDPGQYKPDLGIVDFNRSGIPLIEIVTEPDMKSPEEARTFLKELIRVLEYSGSARGEGTMRADVNISLEGGKRAEIKNINSIKGAYKALKFEMVRQKNLLKRGIEIKQETRAFLESQMITVPMRLKEEAEDYRYIPDPDLPPMLAEEARVEAIREAMPEPSHIKTDRFVEEYGIEKTHAKVLTSELELANAFEEVAKTVDPEFAALWMRDELKRVIYYNKMSFKESEITPAQIIDLLSMLQDKKITTKAGQRIVEKLPKNHVMPHKIAEDLGLIGVVEEDVVMNAVKQAINENPEAVSDYHEGKKNAMNFLIGQVMRITRGKADPGETFKLIEGYLKE is encoded by the coding sequence ATGAAATGCGGATTGGAAATTCACGTTCAGCTTGAAACTGATTCTAAATTATTCTGCACATGCCATACAAATTATCAGGATGCTCCTGCAAACTCAAACATATGTCATGTTTGTTTGAATCAACCCGGAGCCAAGCCATACCCTCCAAATAAAGAGGCACTTGATGGGGCTGTGAAAATAGCCTTAATGCTTGCTTGTAAAATATCACCAGATATGACCTACTTCCAGCGTAAACACTACGACTACCCTGACCTGTCTTCAGGTTACCAGAGAACCTCAGTACCAATAGGGTACGAGGGAGATCTCAACGGTATAAGAATAAGGGAAGTTCACCTTGAGGAGGACCCGGGCCAGTACAAACCGGATCTTGGAATCGTTGACTTTAACAGGTCTGGAATACCTTTAATTGAGATCGTGACAGAGCCGGACATGAAATCGCCCGAAGAGGCACGTACATTTCTTAAAGAACTTATAAGGGTGTTGGAGTACAGTGGTAGTGCACGTGGAGAGGGAACCATGCGTGCAGACGTGAACATTTCCCTTGAAGGCGGTAAAAGGGCCGAGATCAAGAACATAAACTCCATAAAAGGGGCTTACAAGGCCCTCAAGTTTGAGATGGTTCGTCAGAAAAACCTCCTTAAACGAGGAATAGAAATAAAACAGGAAACAAGAGCATTTCTTGAGTCACAGATGATAACGGTTCCAATGCGTCTTAAAGAAGAAGCAGAAGATTACAGATACATACCAGATCCTGATCTACCTCCAATGCTTGCTGAAGAAGCTCGAGTTGAGGCCATAAGGGAAGCAATGCCTGAACCATCACATATAAAGACAGATCGGTTTGTCGAGGAGTATGGAATCGAAAAAACCCATGCAAAAGTTCTTACATCTGAATTAGAGCTTGCAAATGCATTTGAAGAAGTTGCAAAAACTGTGGATCCTGAATTTGCAGCACTTTGGATGAGGGATGAACTGAAAAGAGTGATTTACTACAACAAGATGAGCTTCAAGGAAAGTGAAATAACCCCTGCACAAATAATAGATCTTCTCAGTATGTTACAAGATAAGAAAATCACAACTAAAGCAGGACAAAGGATCGTGGAGAAGCTGCCTAAAAACCATGTCATGCCCCATAAGATCGCAGAGGATTTAGGCCTAATTGGTGTTGTTGAGGAAGATGTTGTGATGAATGCAGTGAAACAGGCCATAAATGAAAACCCTGAAGCTGTTTCAGATTACCATGAAGGTAAGAAAAATGCAATGAACTTCTTAATAGGACAGGTTATGAGGATTACAAGGGGTAAAGCTGATCCCGGTGAAACTTTTAAGCTTATTGAGGGATATCTGAAGGAATAG
- a CDS encoding radical SAM protein, giving the protein MNLIRKIKSFQTIELINKANEITLKEHGNKISLERAIFLSWWCEKGDCAFCYMSSQKSKIREPAKARRSEESIFAEAELTKRLGWNVEFLSGGYGAFTTPEIKNICESIHKITGKPVWLNVGITKDLDAYGEEIAGVTGAVEVANPELHDKICPSKSLDDIVEMLELAGDLGFEKAITIILGLGETPDDLKYLWDMIQTVGINRVTFYSLNPHKDTIYENEPQPASLYYAGVVAATRIKFPKLKIITGTWTDNLANIGPLILAGATGITKFPLFKMFGTGYAKRAENEVLWAGRELEGTFTDFCMLKTGKIPDPKVEPFIKRYIDQCLNNKSEQDKG; this is encoded by the coding sequence ATGAATCTCATCAGAAAAATCAAAAGCTTTCAAACCATTGAACTCATCAACAAGGCCAACGAAATCACCTTAAAAGAACATGGGAATAAAATATCCCTTGAACGGGCAATTTTCCTTTCATGGTGGTGCGAAAAGGGAGACTGCGCATTTTGTTATATGTCCTCCCAGAAGTCCAAGATCCGAGAACCAGCAAAGGCACGTAGAAGTGAAGAATCAATTTTTGCAGAAGCAGAACTCACAAAGAGATTGGGATGGAATGTAGAATTTCTATCAGGTGGTTATGGTGCTTTCACTACTCCTGAGATAAAAAACATATGTGAAAGTATCCACAAGATAACTGGAAAACCTGTCTGGCTTAACGTGGGCATAACGAAAGATCTTGATGCCTACGGAGAAGAAATAGCAGGGGTAACTGGGGCTGTGGAAGTTGCAAACCCTGAACTTCATGATAAAATCTGTCCAAGCAAATCTCTTGACGATATAGTTGAGATGCTTGAACTTGCAGGAGATCTAGGGTTTGAAAAAGCAATAACAATTATTTTGGGTCTTGGAGAAACTCCAGATGATCTGAAATATCTTTGGGACATGATACAAACCGTTGGAATAAACAGGGTGACTTTCTACTCTCTAAACCCACACAAAGATACTATCTATGAGAACGAGCCTCAACCTGCATCTTTATATTATGCAGGGGTTGTTGCAGCCACCAGGATTAAATTTCCTAAACTTAAGATAATCACAGGCACTTGGACAGATAACCTGGCTAACATAGGTCCTCTAATTCTTGCAGGTGCCACTGGAATTACCAAGTTCCCATTATTTAAGATGTTTGGAACAGGATATGCTAAAAGGGCCGAAAATGAGGTTTTATGGGCAGGTCGAGAACTTGAAGGTACTTTTACAGATTTTTGCATGCTGAAGACAGGTAAAATTCCTGATCCAAAAGTTGAGCCCTTTATAAAAAGATATATTGATCAGTGTCTCAATAATAAATCAGAACAAGATAAGGGTTAA
- the hjc gene encoding Holliday junction resolvase Hjc gives MSKTGSKEERDLVKMLWDADCAAMRAPASGGATKKPLPDVIAGNGKIYLAIEVKSSSKDRIYIDSPKIEGLLEFSGTFGAQPYLGAKFNYMKWRFLKLEDLKKTKNGNYRVDRELVLEKGLELDEIIGKDRQMKF, from the coding sequence ATGAGCAAAACAGGATCAAAGGAAGAAAGAGACCTCGTAAAAATGTTATGGGATGCAGATTGTGCAGCCATGAGAGCCCCAGCATCAGGTGGTGCAACTAAAAAACCTCTTCCTGATGTGATTGCAGGTAATGGAAAGATCTATCTGGCCATTGAAGTTAAATCATCCTCAAAAGACAGAATATATATCGATTCTCCAAAAATAGAGGGCCTGCTAGAGTTTTCAGGGACTTTTGGAGCCCAACCCTACCTTGGAGCCAAGTTCAACTACATGAAATGGCGGTTTTTAAAATTAGAAGACCTGAAAAAAACTAAAAACGGAAATTACAGGGTAGACAGAGAGTTGGTACTGGAAAAAGGTCTGGAACTGGATGAGATTATTGGGAAAGACAGGCAGATGAAATTCTGA
- a CDS encoding CARDB domain-containing protein, with protein MDRKITILVLVIFICLIAGAAAIVFTTNTVNDGIAQEQNTTQTNESNTSNTTVSGIQVLATQKGPSTAHKGENITINYTIANTGSQTVYNVKALDQNFDKTLGTLKSGESKNFQYIIHIPTDKEVQEDFSSNATVSNPFYIGGFAVTYTDAKGSTYSLNANKLEIKLV; from the coding sequence ATGGATCGAAAAATAACTATACTGGTTTTAGTGATCTTTATTTGTTTAATTGCAGGAGCAGCTGCCATTGTATTTACAACAAACACCGTTAATGACGGTATAGCTCAAGAACAGAATACCACACAAACGAACGAATCGAATACATCTAATACAACAGTATCTGGAATTCAAGTGTTGGCAACTCAAAAAGGACCATCAACAGCTCATAAAGGTGAGAACATAACCATCAATTACACCATTGCCAACACTGGCAGTCAGACCGTGTACAATGTTAAAGCCCTCGACCAAAATTTTGATAAAACTCTAGGAACCCTAAAATCTGGTGAAAGCAAAAACTTCCAGTACATTATACACATACCCACAGATAAAGAAGTTCAAGAGGATTTCAGCTCTAATGCAACCGTATCCAACCCATTTTATATCGGAGGGTTTGCAGTGACATACACAGATGCCAAAGGTTCAACATATTCCTTAAACGCCAACAAACTGGAAATAAAATTGGTATAA
- a CDS encoding AI-2E family transporter, whose amino-acid sequence MIYKLKGTLASAIFVVLLLLVLSLFVLTPMLSIIILGALFAYGVRPLSRRMEPYLKFRSFAIVLAMIIIIIPLIAVLALFISTIIQATPAIIVSLKSINLSSISSTSIQNYPVVNHYLPAGSPYLTSVLNSLDVAAADILKSVTEYLFKLLESVPMVALDLFIFFASTFYFARDGDKLWEYIVYAVPENLESYFKRLSEEIDRVLKSIFVGHFLTAIITGTIAGIGFGILGYPYPLFLGVLTGFFQLIPIIGHWPTIAALAIYDIFIGNYIRAVEVLALGTSLSIIDVYIRPKLAGKYADIHPLIFLLGFLCGPIVMGVVGFILGPLILGVTYAAVVAYKKGDNSSEEVEKVEIKP is encoded by the coding sequence ATGATTTACAAATTAAAAGGAACCTTAGCATCTGCTATTTTTGTGGTTTTATTACTTCTCGTACTGTCCCTCTTTGTTTTAACTCCCATGCTCAGTATTATAATACTTGGGGCTCTTTTTGCATATGGTGTTAGGCCATTATCCCGAAGAATGGAACCTTATCTTAAATTCAGGTCCTTTGCAATAGTTTTGGCAATGATAATTATTATAATCCCCCTTATAGCCGTTTTGGCCCTTTTTATAAGTACTATTATACAGGCAACCCCTGCAATAATTGTATCTTTGAAAAGCATTAATTTAAGTAGCATAAGCAGTACAAGCATCCAGAATTATCCTGTTGTTAACCATTATCTGCCTGCAGGATCCCCGTATCTCACATCTGTTCTTAACTCACTTGATGTAGCGGCGGCTGATATCCTTAAAAGTGTGACTGAATATCTTTTCAAACTCCTGGAATCTGTACCAATGGTTGCACTTGATCTTTTCATATTTTTTGCATCAACCTTCTACTTTGCAAGGGATGGTGACAAACTCTGGGAGTACATTGTTTATGCAGTACCGGAAAACCTCGAAAGCTACTTCAAAAGACTTTCTGAGGAAATAGATAGAGTTTTAAAGAGCATATTTGTTGGACACTTCCTCACAGCCATTATAACAGGTACAATAGCGGGTATTGGGTTTGGAATACTTGGATATCCATATCCTCTGTTCCTTGGTGTGCTTACTGGATTTTTCCAGCTCATACCCATTATAGGGCACTGGCCAACAATTGCTGCTCTGGCAATCTACGATATATTCATTGGGAACTACATAAGGGCAGTTGAGGTTTTGGCACTGGGAACTTCTTTAAGCATAATTGATGTTTATATAAGGCCCAAACTTGCCGGTAAATATGCAGATATTCATCCTTTGATATTTTTATTGGGATTCCTTTGCGGACCCATAGTAATGGGTGTTGTTGGGTTTATATTAGGGCCATTAATTCTTGGTGTGACTTACGCTGCAGTTGTTGCCTATAAAAAGGGTGATAATAGTTCTGAAGAGGTTGAAAAGGTTGAAATTAAACCTTAA
- a CDS encoding dihydroorotate dehydrogenase electron transfer subunit yields the protein MHVPKVLEIKRIIEETPTVKTFIFDWKVEDEAPGQFMMVWNFKDEKPMSISIIDSVKDEIGISIRIVGKFTEALHNMKVGDKLGLRGPYGHGFQMKGSKILAVGGGIGMAPIIAFTEEACRRGMKVDVVSAAATADELVFTERIEKSGAKLLTCTDDGSQGFCGFGTDLAEKALLKNDYDMVVTCGPEIMMKKVFQLVDKFKVPAQFSLERYMKCGVGICGQCCVDDVGWRVCVEGPVFWTDEVRMISEFGKYRRDASGVKHQMP from the coding sequence ATGCACGTTCCAAAAGTTCTTGAAATAAAAAGGATAATAGAAGAAACCCCAACAGTTAAAACATTTATTTTTGATTGGAAGGTGGAAGATGAGGCTCCAGGCCAGTTCATGATGGTATGGAACTTCAAGGATGAAAAACCCATGTCCATTTCCATAATAGACTCTGTGAAGGATGAAATTGGAATATCCATTAGAATTGTGGGTAAATTCACAGAAGCTCTTCACAATATGAAAGTTGGGGATAAACTGGGCCTCAGAGGACCTTATGGACATGGATTCCAAATGAAAGGTTCAAAGATCCTTGCTGTGGGTGGAGGCATAGGAATGGCTCCGATAATAGCTTTTACTGAAGAAGCATGTCGTAGAGGAATGAAAGTGGACGTTGTAAGTGCAGCAGCAACTGCAGACGAGCTGGTATTTACAGAAAGAATTGAAAAATCCGGAGCTAAACTTTTAACCTGCACAGATGATGGTAGTCAAGGGTTCTGCGGCTTTGGTACCGATCTGGCTGAAAAAGCATTATTAAAAAATGATTATGATATGGTTGTTACCTGCGGTCCGGAGATCATGATGAAAAAGGTATTCCAGCTTGTTGATAAGTTCAAGGTTCCGGCACAGTTCTCACTGGAAAGATACATGAAATGCGGTGTGGGCATCTGCGGACAGTGCTGTGTTGATGATGTTGGATGGAGAGTATGCGTTGAAGGTCCGGTATTCTGGACAGATGAGGTTAGAATGATATCTGAATTTGGAAAGTACAGGAGAGATGCTTCTGGTGTAAAACATCAGATGCCATGA